The following proteins are co-located in the bacterium genome:
- a CDS encoding hemerythrin domain-containing protein, translated as MNQHHEYLRNTLPHLGEMAEKVHNVHGENHPELLDILQTFAGIFHELDSHMYKEENILFPAIKRLEQGSMPPAAAAQLFGPVSVMEAEHATVGAELEKLRGLTNNYTPPEGACNTYRGLFAGPEELERDLHWHIHKENNILPKSFGRNSVLRITGSAIDL; from the coding sequence TTGAATCAGCACCATGAGTACCTACGCAACACGTTGCCACACCTTGGTGAAATGGCCGAAAAGGTCCATAATGTCCATGGCGAGAATCATCCGGAACTGCTGGATATTCTGCAAACCTTTGCGGGAATTTTTCACGAGCTGGATTCGCACATGTACAAGGAAGAGAACATCCTCTTCCCGGCCATCAAGCGCCTTGAACAAGGTTCCATGCCCCCCGCTGCGGCTGCACAGCTCTTTGGCCCGGTCAGCGTCATGGAGGCGGAGCACGCCACCGTTGGAGCCGAACTCGAAAAGCTTCGTGGCTTGACCAACAATTACACGCCACCGGAAGGCGCGTGCAACACCTATCGCGGCTTGTTTGCTGGCCCAGAAGAGCTTGAACGCGACTTGCATTGGCACATTCACAAGGAGAATAATATTCTTCCCAAGAGCTTTGGCAGGAACTCAGTCCTAAGGATCACAGGGTCAGCCATAGACTTGTGA
- a CDS encoding molecular chaperone TorD family protein, producing the protein MATSSFEMSCRELAILLCHPQTDYLSVLNNVIDSRVSNKSIKCLRAFRDAIAELSPFELQELYTRTFDLNPMCSPALSVHLFGVESFKRSHLMVGLLDMYRVASFPVTGESADHMSTVVRFLPFAENNAREEVAQFILLPGMAKIAEFLDSKSNPFSYLIKATISIVATETGKEATYA; encoded by the coding sequence ATGGCAACGAGTTCATTTGAAATGTCATGCCGGGAACTGGCAATTCTCCTGTGCCATCCGCAAACGGACTACTTGTCTGTGCTGAACAATGTTATCGATTCCAGAGTGAGCAATAAATCAATAAAGTGCTTACGAGCGTTTCGCGATGCGATTGCCGAGTTGTCTCCGTTCGAGTTGCAAGAACTCTACACTCGCACATTTGATCTTAACCCGATGTGCTCGCCTGCGCTGAGCGTGCACCTGTTCGGTGTCGAGAGTTTCAAGCGCTCCCATCTTATGGTTGGGCTATTGGACATGTATCGCGTTGCGAGTTTTCCGGTGACTGGCGAATCAGCGGATCATATGAGCACTGTCGTTCGATTTCTTCCGTTCGCTGAGAACAACGCGCGTGAGGAAGTTGCACAATTTATTTTATTGCCGGGAATGGCGAAAATCGCTGAATTCTTGGACTCAAAATCAAACCCATTTTCTTACTTGATCAAGGCGACAATCTCAATTGTAGCCACTGAAACAGGGAAGGAGGCAACATATGCTTGA
- a CDS encoding DUF542 domain-containing protein, with product MSITLETPVGHLVVEKPGRAHIFQRFQIDYCCGGAKPLGQACTAKNLDPQVVLAEIANKTAARMLIPSLTGQRSRCPCWLTIS from the coding sequence ATGAGCATTACACTCGAAACTCCCGTAGGCCATTTGGTCGTTGAAAAGCCAGGCCGCGCACATATCTTCCAGCGTTTTCAGATTGACTATTGCTGCGGCGGTGCTAAGCCCCTCGGTCAAGCATGCACCGCGAAGAATCTTGATCCGCAAGTCGTGCTCGCGGAAATCGCCAACAAGACAGCCGCACGGATGTTGATTCCGAGCCTGACTGGACAAAGGTCACGATGTCCGTGCTGGTTGACAATATCTTGA
- a CDS encoding cytochrome bc complex cytochrome b subunit, translating to MKQPFVNTMFDFIASRMPLHKLDVRHMITEKEVPVHRMSWGYYVGGLALFFFIIQVFTGMMLLFYYEPTVSEAHESVEYITHFVTMGALIRNLHAWSASFMIFCVIAHMLSALAMKAFAKPREITWIAGVLLLLITFGFGFTGYLLPWNQIAVNATKVGLASIDQMGQYLPAALSHLAEDVRVTIQGAPAIGQATLSRFFALHVVILPLLVFGVIGLHVLSVQLHGMSPGIEDKPRRKDKFFPIFILKDFKEWGIAFLVLFILALCLPFDSLFPYPLLEPYNALGSTPDGIKPEWYFYFVYYPMELLPFWIIIVVMTLATLGLFAAPWIFKGTSHKTMRWIASAIAAYMIVMTLFGENIYHAIKG from the coding sequence ATGAAACAGCCATTCGTCAACACCATGTTTGACTTCATCGCGTCGCGAATGCCGTTGCACAAGCTCGACGTCCGTCACATGATCACGGAAAAAGAGGTTCCGGTTCATCGCATGTCATGGGGATACTACGTCGGCGGTCTGGCACTGTTCTTTTTCATCATCCAAGTCTTCACGGGGATGATGCTTCTATTTTATTATGAACCGACGGTCAGCGAAGCGCATGAGTCCGTAGAGTACATCACGCATTTCGTGACAATGGGCGCGTTGATTCGGAACCTACACGCATGGTCCGCTTCCTTCATGATCTTTTGCGTCATAGCGCATATGCTCAGCGCACTGGCCATGAAAGCATTCGCCAAGCCGCGCGAGATCACGTGGATCGCGGGCGTGCTGTTGCTCCTGATCACTTTTGGATTTGGATTCACAGGTTATCTCCTACCGTGGAATCAAATTGCCGTCAATGCCACGAAAGTCGGCTTGGCTTCAATCGACCAAATGGGACAGTACCTGCCTGCGGCTTTGTCGCATCTTGCCGAAGATGTGCGCGTGACCATTCAAGGAGCGCCAGCCATCGGACAAGCGACTCTAAGCAGATTCTTTGCACTGCATGTCGTTATCCTGCCTTTACTGGTATTCGGCGTGATCGGACTGCATGTCCTTTCGGTTCAGTTACACGGCATGAGTCCCGGTATCGAGGACAAGCCGCGTCGCAAAGACAAGTTCTTCCCGATATTTATTCTTAAAGACTTCAAGGAATGGGGAATCGCGTTCCTTGTACTATTCATCCTCGCCCTGTGTCTGCCCTTTGATTCATTATTTCCCTATCCATTGCTGGAACCCTACAACGCCTTGGGTTCGACGCCTGACGGTATCAAACCAGAGTGGTACTTCTACTTTGTCTACTATCCGATGGAGCTGCTGCCGTTTTGGATCATCATCGTGGTCATGACTCTCGCGACGCTTGGTTTGTTTGCGGCGCCGTGGATCTTTAAGGGCACGAGTCACAAGACAATGCGCTGGATTGCTTCAGCGATTGCCGCGTATATGATCGTCATGACATTGTTTGGCGAAAACATTTATCACGCAATCAAGGGGTGA
- the narI gene encoding respiratory nitrate reductase subunit gamma: MLELFAFVGLPYAAILICIVGTVWRFRNDQYGISSLSSQFLEGKKLLWGSAPWHIGILIIFLGHFVAFLLPGVWQRLMAVPLLLATAETIGIAAAVLCLLGLIVLFYRRLTTARLQKSTNIGDFIVATLLLAQVGLGLMVAGGYRWGASWSTGTLTPYVWSLITFSPDATIIRDMPIAIQAHVVGAWLILLMLPFTRLIHMVSVPLQYLFRSPQKVVWNNPRRNNQAVAARVTQESRRHFLKAAFGLSASGLLLSVGVLDKLGRFFQMPGLHHDEEANLLETRLRRLQLTAEEKELELERLRSDHIYVAKLAELNNTIGKYFIDYSMRPGLAFRAEDGWPMLLSAKCTHLGCTVGNQVDASGRILCPCHVSYFDIKTGMPNEGAPAKAPLDRIAWVLRDEQGTEVATESPRGSRTGRLDPALADGYSLYIVRSLSAEA; the protein is encoded by the coding sequence ATGCTTGAGTTGTTCGCATTTGTCGGTCTGCCTTACGCTGCGATCTTGATCTGCATTGTAGGCACAGTCTGGCGCTTTCGCAATGACCAATACGGAATCTCATCGTTGTCCTCGCAGTTTCTTGAGGGTAAGAAACTCCTGTGGGGATCTGCGCCATGGCATATTGGCATCTTGATTATCTTCCTCGGCCATTTTGTCGCGTTTCTGTTGCCAGGCGTGTGGCAACGATTGATGGCTGTGCCACTCTTGCTTGCGACGGCCGAAACAATCGGAATCGCGGCAGCCGTATTGTGCTTACTTGGATTGATTGTGCTCTTCTACCGTCGCCTAACGACCGCGCGGTTGCAGAAATCTACAAACATCGGCGATTTCATCGTCGCGACACTATTGTTGGCACAAGTTGGATTGGGACTAATGGTGGCTGGCGGCTACCGCTGGGGCGCGAGTTGGTCAACCGGAACATTGACTCCCTACGTCTGGAGTTTGATCACTTTCAGTCCAGACGCGACAATTATCAGAGACATGCCGATTGCGATTCAAGCGCACGTGGTCGGCGCATGGCTCATCTTGCTCATGCTGCCGTTCACGCGCCTGATTCACATGGTGTCAGTTCCACTCCAGTACCTCTTTCGCTCACCGCAAAAAGTCGTTTGGAACAACCCGCGTCGCAACAATCAGGCGGTCGCCGCCCGAGTTACACAGGAGTCACGCCGTCATTTCTTGAAGGCTGCATTTGGATTAAGCGCTTCCGGGCTTCTGCTCTCCGTTGGTGTATTAGACAAACTGGGCCGCTTCTTCCAAATGCCCGGTCTGCATCACGATGAAGAAGCAAATTTACTGGAAACGCGCTTGCGTCGGCTGCAACTAACCGCCGAAGAGAAGGAGCTTGAACTCGAACGCTTGCGCAGCGATCATATCTATGTAGCGAAACTCGCAGAGTTGAACAATACCATTGGGAAGTACTTCATTGATTACTCGATGCGCCCCGGGCTCGCGTTTCGCGCTGAAGATGGATGGCCCATGCTGCTGTCTGCCAAGTGCACGCACTTAGGCTGCACGGTCGGAAACCAAGTTGATGCAAGCGGCCGCATTCTCTGCCCGTGTCACGTTTCTTACTTTGACATCAAGACCGGGATGCCCAACGAAGGCGCCCCCGCAAAGGCGCCGCTTGATCGCATTGCCTGGGTGCTGCGCGACGAGCAAGGAACTGAAGTCGCGACCGAAAGCCCGCGTGGTTCACGCACCGGAAGACTTGACCCGGCCTTGGCGGACGGCTATTCACTCTACATTGTCAGATCGCTATCGGCGGAGGCTTGA
- a CDS encoding MFS transporter: protein MMNGVLITYLVDNDIFLWDKAQMGWLIGIPVLTGSLMRLPVGVLTDKYGGRRVYTILMLISAIPMFMTGAANEYYQFVFASLGFGLTGAAFAVGIAYTSVWFPKERQGTALGIFGVGNAGAALTSMGAPVLLKWLTDNGANVDGWRTLPKIYAAALVVMAIIFYFLTYEKKIAHSAGLTLKQRLEPLKYVRVWRFGLYYFLVFGAFVALAQWLVPYYVNVYTMSVASAGLMASIFSLPSGLIRALGGWMSDKFGARRIMYWVLGSCLFGCALLCVPRMDIESPGSGVTAARAGTVTFVSDTLVRIDQREYKIRPEPAAWRKNQDNTFLVFPSGEFWHSPVVSVGDKIVKKQLLARGITHLFFQANIWIFTFLVFVVGIMMGIGKAAVYRHIPDYYPEQIGVVGGIVGVVGGLGGFVCPILFGYMLKWTGIWTTLWIFLGVLSFICLIWMHFVVQKMMHKNAPVLMRHIEDRHDHPVETTPA from the coding sequence ATGATGAATGGTGTACTGATCACCTATCTTGTGGACAACGACATCTTCCTTTGGGATAAAGCGCAGATGGGTTGGTTGATCGGTATCCCAGTGTTGACGGGATCGCTAATGCGGCTCCCCGTCGGTGTTCTGACGGATAAATACGGTGGAAGAAGAGTTTACACAATTCTGATGCTCATCTCCGCAATCCCGATGTTCATGACAGGTGCGGCTAACGAGTACTATCAGTTTGTCTTTGCAAGCTTAGGATTTGGTCTTACAGGGGCTGCGTTCGCAGTTGGTATTGCGTATACTTCGGTTTGGTTTCCCAAAGAGCGACAAGGAACTGCGCTTGGCATCTTCGGAGTCGGTAATGCAGGTGCTGCCTTAACCAGTATGGGCGCGCCGGTCTTACTTAAATGGTTGACGGACAACGGAGCAAATGTTGACGGCTGGCGCACACTGCCCAAGATTTATGCGGCCGCGCTTGTAGTTATGGCAATCATATTCTACTTTCTGACATACGAGAAGAAGATAGCGCACTCGGCGGGATTGACGCTAAAGCAGCGTCTCGAACCGTTGAAATACGTGCGCGTTTGGCGGTTTGGACTCTACTACTTCCTGGTCTTCGGAGCATTCGTTGCCTTAGCACAGTGGCTTGTTCCATACTACGTGAACGTTTATACCATGAGTGTTGCATCAGCAGGTCTCATGGCCTCAATCTTCAGCCTTCCCTCCGGTTTGATTCGCGCCTTGGGCGGCTGGATGTCGGACAAGTTTGGCGCGCGTCGCATCATGTATTGGGTGTTGGGCAGTTGTTTGTTCGGCTGCGCATTACTTTGTGTTCCACGCATGGACATTGAATCTCCCGGTTCTGGCGTGACGGCGGCCAGAGCAGGTACCGTCACGTTTGTATCCGATACGCTTGTTCGCATTGATCAACGCGAATACAAAATTCGCCCCGAGCCAGCGGCGTGGCGCAAAAATCAAGACAATACATTTCTCGTCTTTCCCTCAGGTGAATTCTGGCACAGTCCGGTTGTTTCAGTCGGTGACAAGATCGTCAAGAAGCAGCTACTGGCCCGCGGTATTACGCATCTGTTTTTTCAGGCAAACATTTGGATATTCACTTTCTTAGTCTTTGTAGTCGGAATCATGATGGGAATCGGCAAAGCAGCCGTGTATCGCCATATTCCCGACTACTATCCAGAGCAGATCGGCGTCGTCGGAGGAATTGTCGGCGTCGTCGGTGGATTGGGTGGATTTGTATGTCCAATCCTGTTTGGCTATATGCTCAAATGGACGGGTATCTGGACGACGCTATGGATCTTTCTCGGTGTGCTTTCGTTCATTTGTCTTATTTGGATGCACTTTGTGGTTCAGAAGATGATGCATAAGAATGCGCCTGTGTTAATGCGCCACATCGAGGATCGACACGATCACCCCGTAGAAACGACGCCTGCCTAA